Genomic window (Nocardiopsis sp. YSL2):
GTGACGTGGTGGCCTGGCCCGAATGGACGATCACCGGACCGGCGAGCCTGGTGACGTTCACCCAGTCCGACACCGGCGAGTCCTTCACCCTCGATCCTGCCTCGGTCGGCGGCAGCCTGCTCGCACACGAGCAGGTCGTGGTCACCACCGACCCCCCGCGGGTGCGCAAGAAGTCCGTCGAGCAGCAGACCATCAACCTCGGCGGCGCGACTGCCGGGACCATCACCATCACCCTGGGCTCGGAGACCACCGTGCCCATTGCGCATGACGCCGACGCCGCAACAGTGCAGGCCGCCCTCGAAGGACTGGTCGCCATCGACCCCGACGAGGTCCTGGTGACCGGCGGGCCGCTGCCCGCTACCGTCACGCTGGCCTTCACCGGCCGGTACCTGGGCGTGGACGTCGACGAGGTCGTGGTCACCCCCTCCGGGCTGACCGGCGGCACAGTCACCGTCGCGACCACCGTGCAGGGCGGGACCGACAACTGGGTCGGCGCCCTCGACTGGCCCGGAGCGCAGCTGTGGCCGCTGCAGCCCGGCGACAACCCGGTCGTCTTCCAGCTCGACGGATCCAGCCCCGGGTCCGCGGTGGACCTGTCCGCGTCGGCCCGCTACGAGACGGCCTGACATGGCGATTCAGCTGCTCATCACCGACGAGGACCTGGTGGTGCAGGGCGACCCCATCGACGGGTGGACCAACCTCGACAGCACCCTGCGGTTCAACGAACCCGCCAGCGGCAGCGTCGAGCTGCCCGCGCACCCCGAGGTGATGGCCCAACTCCAGCCCGGCAACCGGATCGTCGTGATCCGCGACCAGGCCTTCTGGTGCGCCGGCCCCCTGGAGATCCCCCAGGACTACGCCTGGTCCGTCGGCGACTCCTCCGAGCCCGACCCCGGCAAGGTGTCGGTCAGCTTCTCCGACGACCTGGCGCGGATCGCCGGGTACATCACCTGGCCCGACCCGGCCCTGGCCTGGGGCAGCCAGCCGACCACCGATTCCCGGCAGATCCTCAACACCAACGCCGAGACCATCATCCGCACCCTGGTCGACGAGAACTGCGGGCCCGGCGCTCTGGCCGCACGGCAGATCCCCCACCTGGTGCTCGACACGCTCGCCGGGGTCGGCACCGACACCTCGGTCAACACCCGCTTCGAGGGGCTGCTGGCCGCCTGCCGCCGGGCCGCGGTCAACGGCGGCGCGATCGGGTTCCGCACCCGCCAGGACGGCACGCAGATCGTGTTCGGTGTCTACCAGCCCGCCGACCTGACCGGCACTGCCCGGTTCTCCCGCGGCCTCGGCAACCTGCGCTCGGTGCAGTTCAAACAGTCCGCGCCCAGCGTCACCCACGCCCTGGTCGCCGGCGGCGAGGACGCCGCACGCACCTACACCGAGGTCGCCGACACCACCGCCGCGGACAGCTGGTGGCGGGTCGAGAAGTTCGTTGACCAATCGTCGATTGCCGACGACACCAACGGCGAGCTGACCAACGCCGGCAACGAGGAGTTGGCCGGCGGATCGGCGCCCGTCGAGCTGGCCACCGTCACCGTCGACACCGAGGACCTCAAGGCCGGGCACGACTTCTTCCTCGGCGACCGGGTCACCGTCGAGCTGCCCACCGGGCTGGAGGTGACCGACGTGGTCCGCTCCATCCACCTGCAGGCCACACCCAACGGCGGCGAGTACGTCTCCAGCCTCATCGGGTCCGCGGAGGCCACCTCCGACCCGCAGACCGTACGACTGATCCGCGACCTCGGGCGCCGCCTGGGCCGACTGGAAGCGAGCAGGTGAACGATGGCTCAGAACTCGTGGCCGTCCCCGAACTACAACAGCCGCAACGTCACCGACGCCGAGTACGAGCGGCTGGCCTCACGCTTCTCCGACGACGGTGTGCTCGGCGACCCCAGCGAGACCGGCGTCGTCACCGCGGGCACCGGCCTGCAGGTCCTGGTCCGCGCGAGCAAGTACGCCTCGGTGCGCGGGCACGCCTGGACGTCCGGCACCGTCGACGACCCGCTCACCATCAGCAGCAACTCCTCCGGTTCAACCCGTACCGACCGGGTGGTGCTGCGCCTGGACCGGTCCACCTGGGACGTGCGCGCCGTCGTCAAGGAGGGCACGCCCGGCGCCGGCGCGCCCGCCCTGACGCAGGACCCGGGTGACACCGGGGTGTTCGAGACTCCGCTGGCCCGCGTCGTGGTCCCCGACAGCGCGTCGTCGGTGACGGTCACCCGCGACGAGCTCTACGTCGGCACCCGCGTCCGCCCGGTCGACTCGGCGACGCCGAACCCGTTCCCGCGCCTGGGCGAGATCCAGTACGAGCGCGACACCGGACGCATGCGGTTCTGGGACGGCGGCGCCCGGCGCCTGCTGTATGAGGACACCGGCGACATCACCCTGCCCTCTGGATTCTCCACGTGGGAGGACGCGAGCGGCGGAAGGTTCGGCCGGCGGATCGGCGCCCTCGTCCAGCTCGTCATCAACGTGCGCCGCACGAACCTGAACTTCCCGACCTCGGACACCGACGGGTCGAAGATCTGCAACGCAATCTCGTCCACGTTGAGGCCTCCAGGAAACCGGTACTTCCCCTGCCAGTTCAGCAACGGCGCCAGCGCACGCCTGCAGGTCAACGCTGACGGCGAGGTCTGGGTGCGCTGGCACGACAGAGACGTGTCCATCGGCCACCACCTGCGCACCACTGTCACCTACCTCAAGCCCTGAAAGGACGGTGGCCATGGCTCGGCACCTGTTCGGCGGCATCGCCGACTACGTCATCACCCTGGGCGCCGACAACGCCGCCACGCTCCAACCCGGAGCGGCCGTCACCGCGTGGAACGCCTCCAGCGGCGGCGCCCAGTACACCGACCTGACCGACACCGACGGCGTCACCGAAATCCCCGGCGGGGAACTGACCGCGGACGCTGTGGGCGCGGTGCAGGAGTTCATGGGACCCGATGAGGTGCGCTCGGTCTACCTCGACGCCAACGCCGGGGCGGGGCCGCGCCGGCGCGCGGTCGCCATCGACATCGGCGAAGACCTGACCATGGTCTCCGACGACCTGTCCACGCACACCTCCGAAGCCAACCCCCACGGCACCGGCGTCGCCACACTCGCCGACGCCGCGGCGGACCCGGGGACCTCCGACGTCAAGGGCGGCAGCTCGCTGTCCTACGACACCGAGACGGCCACGTGGCGCCCCGACGGGTCCACCACCGCGCTCATGGGCTGGCACGCCTCCCTGGCCAACCGCCACTTCGCGCGCGCCAACGTCGTGTGCGTCGGCGACTCCATCACCGAGGGCCAGGGCGCCACCGATTACGCGCACACCTGGCCGGCCCGACTGCGCGAGCTGTTGCGCGCGCGGTTCCCGACCGCGGGGGTAACCGGCGGCCGCGGATTCATCGGCGCCGCCTCGACGGGCTCCATCTCCTACACCTGGCCCGCCACCGTCACCGGCGGCCCGACCTACGACACCGGGTGGGGACCGAAGAGGCACACGCCGTTCCTGGACGGTGACGGCACCCCCGACCTGATCACGTACAGCGCCCTGCAGGGCACCGCGGTCGACATCCTGTGGGGCCGGTCCTCCCTGTCCGGGACGTTCCGGTACCGGGTCGACGGCGGGGCGTGGACATCCGTGGACACCTCCGGCACCAGCCAGGACGGGCAGCTCACCCGCGTCACCCTGGGAACGTCCGGCCCGCACACCCTGGAGATCGAGGCGGTCACCGCGGCGTTCAAGCAGATCGTGTCCGGAGTCATCGAGTACGACGGCGACGAGGCCGCCGGGGTCACCGTCCACGACGCCTCCCACTTCGGGTGGGAGAGCACCACCTGGTCGACGCCGACCGACGCGGACAAGTGGCCCTCCGCGATCGGCGCCCTGAACCCGGGCCTGATCGTGATCATGCTCGGCGCGAACGACCAGTGGGCGGGCACCGCGCCGTCGACGTTCCGCACCAACGTCTCCGCGCTCATCGCCGCCCTGCGCGGCGCGAACACGGTCCCGGTGCCGTTCCCGCCCATCCTGCTGGCGATGCACGCCGCCCGCGGTGACGGCCCCTTCGCCCACACCTGGGACGCCTACGTCGCCGAGGCACACTCCCTGGCGCGGACGGACCCGCTCGTGACCGTCGCCGACCTCACGCTCGGGCCGCGGATGCCCGACCAAGCCGACAGCCCCAACTGGGGCCTGTACGCCGACCAGGTGCACCTGTCCGGCAAGGGCTACGCCTACCTGGCCGACAGGCTCGCCGACATCCTGTCCCCGAGGTGACGTGTGGCCGAGCTCGCGGCGTTCCTGCCGTTCGCTGACATCGGTCTCGTCGGCATATTCGGCAGCGCGGTCGCCTACGTCCTCTACGCCCTGATCACCGGACGACTCATGCCGGCCGCGACCCATGACCGGATCGTGGCCTCCCGGGATGCCCAGCTGCAGCAGATGCGTGAGCTGTACCTGGCGGAACGGGAACGCGGTGACCTGCTAGCGGCCCAGACGGCGTCGCTCACCGAGGCCGCCAAGACCAGCGCCTCCGCAATCGACGCGCTACGCGACGTGGCCACCTCTTCCCCACCGCCCGAGGAGGGCGATGACCGATGAAGTGGAAGCGCCTGCGCCGCCTGTGCCACCGCCACCGCACACCGGACCCGCCCGTCACCGACACCGAGCTGGAACAGATGAAGTCCGCCACCGAGGCGTCGCTCGCTGACGCGCGCGCCCGGGACCCCGAAGTGCGGGAGGTGATCGCACGGCACCACGAGCACCAGCGCCGCAACCACTTCGGAGACCTGTTCCTGCACATCCTCGAAGGAGGCCGCGGTGATGTATGAGCTCGGGAACTGGGTGGCGCTCCTAGCCGCCCTGCTCACCTGGGGATTCCTGATCGACTACCTCAGCGGCGGCACCTGGCACCGCTCCGGTGGCGGCCGACTGTTCGTCACCGGGCTGGTGGTGCTCACCGCGCTCCTCACCCTGGTGGCCATCCACCTCTTCGCCGGCGACTACCCCGGCCGCAGCATCGTGCGCCTGACCGTGTACTCGGCGGGCGCCCTCACGATCGCGACCACGTGGGCGCTGTACCGGCGGGTGCGCTTCCGCAGCCGCGACCGTCCTGACGACGACGCAGGCCAGCCTCCCCCTTCCCCAGGCCGGCGCCGACCCTGAGCGCCGACCAGACCTGACCACCCCTGCAAGCCCCGCCACCGAGCGGGGCTTTCGCACGCCCGGGGCCCGCCCGGCAACCGCAAGGAGATCACCATGTCCGCCCTGCACACCCTGTTCGACACCGTCCGCGAGCACCTGCGCCCCACCAAGGAGCCGCTCGCCTACATCGCCTTCGGCGTCGCCGTGCTGTTCCTCGGCTACGAGATGCTCGTCAACGGCCAGTCCTTCACCGAGGTCTTCGGTGAGAACTACATCGAGGGCATCGTCGCGGTCCTGGTCACCCTGCTCGGCCGCGCCAGCGTGTACTCGCCCCGCACCGTGAAGGCCGCGGACACGGCGTTCCTCGACGTCCACCTCGGCACCGACATGGTCGCCGACGACGAGCAGGGCTGACCGATGAAACTCGTCACCCGCAGAATGTGGGGCGGGCCGGCCAGCATCGGCGGGTACGCCAACCCGACCCGAGGGTGCGTGGCCCACTACAACGGCGGCGCCATCGGGCTGATCAAGCCCGGCAAGCCCCACGCCGCCTGCTACGACTACGTCCGCCGGGTCCACCGCCAGCACCTGAACCAGGGCTGGGCGGGAATCGGCTACGCGTTCCTGGCCTGTCCTCATGGGTATGTGTTCGAGGGCAGGGGCTTGAGCCACCAGCAGGCCGCCCAGCCCGGCGGCAACAGCACCTGGTACAGCATCCAGATGATGGTCGGCGGCGGCGAGCAGCCCACCGACCTGCAGATCCAGGCGTGGCGGGACTGCCGCACCTACATCCGGCAGCGGCGCGCCGTCGCTGCAGCGATCCGCGGGCACTACCAGTTCGTGTCCACGAGCTGCCCTGGGACGCCGACCAAGCGGCTCATCGCCAACGGCACCCTGGCCGGATCCGGGTCAGGCACTCCAGCGCCCGGCGGAGGGTCGGTGACCGTCCCGCACATGACCACGGTGCGGCCGGTCGACGAGCAGCAGAAGGCCGTCAACCGACTCGGCTATGAGCCCGAGCTGGATGTCGACGACGTCTTCGGGCCGCTCACGCTCAAGGGCGTGGAGTGGCTGCAGGAGGAACTCGGCGTCACGGTCGACGGGCTGTGGGGCAAGGTCACCGAGGCCGCGTACCTGAAGCGGATCGGCGGCAGCGCACCGAAGCCCCCGGCGAAGCCGTTCCCACTGGCACGCGGACACTGGTTCGGCCCACCGTCCTCGGACGACCGGAACCACTCCGGGTACTACTGGCCGGCCGACCGACCACACATCAAGGAGATCCAGGGCAAGGTCGGCGCGAAGAAGGACGGCCGGTACGGGCCTAAGACCAAGGCGGCCGTGACCGCGTGGCAGCGCAAGGCCGGGTTCACCGGCCGCGCTGTCGATGGGCTCACCGGCCCGAACACGTGGGGGCGCATGTTCGGCTGACCCACGCCTACGCGAACGCCCCGTCCACCATCACGGTGGGCGGGGCGGCTTCGTGCTGTCTGGGGCCCGTCACGCGGACGCGCGTTGGACCGCTT
Coding sequences:
- a CDS encoding SGNH/GDSL hydrolase family protein, producing MARHLFGGIADYVITLGADNAATLQPGAAVTAWNASSGGAQYTDLTDTDGVTEIPGGELTADAVGAVQEFMGPDEVRSVYLDANAGAGPRRRAVAIDIGEDLTMVSDDLSTHTSEANPHGTGVATLADAAADPGTSDVKGGSSLSYDTETATWRPDGSTTALMGWHASLANRHFARANVVCVGDSITEGQGATDYAHTWPARLRELLRARFPTAGVTGGRGFIGAASTGSISYTWPATVTGGPTYDTGWGPKRHTPFLDGDGTPDLITYSALQGTAVDILWGRSSLSGTFRYRVDGGAWTSVDTSGTSQDGQLTRVTLGTSGPHTLEIEAVTAAFKQIVSGVIEYDGDEAAGVTVHDASHFGWESTTWSTPTDADKWPSAIGALNPGLIVIMLGANDQWAGTAPSTFRTNVSALIAALRGANTVPVPFPPILLAMHAARGDGPFAHTWDAYVAEAHSLARTDPLVTVADLTLGPRMPDQADSPNWGLYADQVHLSGKGYAYLADRLADILSPR
- a CDS encoding siphovirus ReqiPepy6 Gp37-like family protein, producing MAIQLLITDEDLVVQGDPIDGWTNLDSTLRFNEPASGSVELPAHPEVMAQLQPGNRIVVIRDQAFWCAGPLEIPQDYAWSVGDSSEPDPGKVSVSFSDDLARIAGYITWPDPALAWGSQPTTDSRQILNTNAETIIRTLVDENCGPGALAARQIPHLVLDTLAGVGTDTSVNTRFEGLLAACRRAAVNGGAIGFRTRQDGTQIVFGVYQPADLTGTARFSRGLGNLRSVQFKQSAPSVTHALVAGGEDAARTYTEVADTTAADSWWRVEKFVDQSSIADDTNGELTNAGNEELAGGSAPVELATVTVDTEDLKAGHDFFLGDRVTVELPTGLEVTDVVRSIHLQATPNGGEYVSSLIGSAEATSDPQTVRLIRDLGRRLGRLEASR
- a CDS encoding N-acetylmuramoyl-L-alanine amidase, which gives rise to MKLVTRRMWGGPASIGGYANPTRGCVAHYNGGAIGLIKPGKPHAACYDYVRRVHRQHLNQGWAGIGYAFLACPHGYVFEGRGLSHQQAAQPGGNSTWYSIQMMVGGGEQPTDLQIQAWRDCRTYIRQRRAVAAAIRGHYQFVSTSCPGTPTKRLIANGTLAGSGSGTPAPGGGSVTVPHMTTVRPVDEQQKAVNRLGYEPELDVDDVFGPLTLKGVEWLQEELGVTVDGLWGKVTEAAYLKRIGGSAPKPPAKPFPLARGHWFGPPSSDDRNHSGYYWPADRPHIKEIQGKVGAKKDGRYGPKTKAAVTAWQRKAGFTGRAVDGLTGPNTWGRMFG